From Candidatus Pedobacter colombiensis, one genomic window encodes:
- a CDS encoding SRPBCC family protein, whose product MSDNNVSLHRILKASPEKVYRAFTEALAIASWLPPYGYLCTVHEMTVETGGSFRMSFLNFTTGHSHSFGGKYLEIKPNEFLKYTDIFDDPNLPGEMITSVWLQKTIVGTEIKVTQEGIPSVIPVEMCYLGWQESLEKLAKLVEPEIPDSLNDLL is encoded by the coding sequence ATGTCTGACAATAATGTTTCATTACACAGAATCCTTAAAGCATCTCCGGAAAAGGTATATCGTGCATTCACCGAAGCCTTAGCAATTGCGTCGTGGCTTCCTCCATATGGCTATCTTTGTACGGTCCACGAAATGACTGTAGAGACAGGTGGTTCTTTTCGAATGTCTTTTTTAAATTTTACTACTGGCCACAGCCATTCATTCGGAGGAAAATACCTTGAGATCAAACCCAATGAGTTTCTGAAGTACACCGATATATTTGATGATCCTAATCTTCCGGGTGAGATGATCACTTCTGTTTGGCTTCAAAAAACGATCGTGGGAACGGAAATAAAAGTTACGCAGGAGGGAATTCCTTCAGTTATACCTGTAGAAATGTGCTATTTAGGCTGGCAGGAATCGCTGGAGAAGTTAGCTAAGCTTGTAGAACCTGAAATACCAGATTCTTTAAACGATTTATTATGA
- a CDS encoding NAD(P)H-dependent oxidoreductase — protein sequence MTKFKIAVLVGSLRKESWNRKMANALIKLAPESLELKIINIGDLALYNEDLEADPPNEWLTFRSQLVSFDAVLFVTPEYNRSVPAVLKNAIDVGSRPYGKSCWQGKPGAVMSVSPGNIGAFGANHHLRQSLVFLNVPAMPQPEAYIGNAAKLFDDQGVLINESTKTFLITFMDSFQVWVSNNIKKG from the coding sequence ATGACAAAATTTAAAATAGCAGTTCTGGTGGGCAGCCTGCGCAAGGAATCCTGGAACAGAAAAATGGCTAATGCCTTAATTAAACTTGCTCCAGAATCACTTGAGCTGAAGATCATTAATATAGGCGATCTGGCGCTTTACAATGAAGACCTTGAAGCTGACCCTCCCAACGAATGGCTAACATTCCGCAGTCAGCTGGTCTCCTTTGATGCTGTGCTTTTTGTGACACCGGAATATAACCGTTCTGTACCGGCAGTGTTAAAAAACGCCATTGATGTCGGCTCCCGCCCTTACGGAAAAAGTTGTTGGCAAGGCAAGCCTGGCGCCGTGATGAGCGTTTCGCCCGGCAATATTGGTGCTTTCGGGGCAAATCATCACTTGCGCCAGTCTCTGGTGTTTCTCAACGTACCTGCTATGCCTCAACCCGAGGCTTATATCGGGAATGCTGCCAAATTATTTGACGATCAGGGGGTACTCATTAATGAGTCTACCAAGACATTCCTGATCACCTTTATGGACAGTTTCCAGGTATGGGTGAGTAACAATATAAAAAAGGGCTAA